From Bacteroides uniformis:
GCCAACATATCTGCCATCTTCTCCAATCCTTCCTGCAAGGGTTTCTGCACCATGGTCTTCATAAACGGATTTATATCCATGCCGATGGTCAGTTTCATTTTACATTCGGTTTCGGTGACGGGTACAATCTGTATCCACAGATTGAAGGGCAGCGGTGAAGTGGTTGTTGCAAACTTGATACACTTGCAAGGCTCCTTCTCCACAATCTGCAACGTAATCTTTCCCACGGGGGCCACCTCTATCGTCAT
This genomic window contains:
- a CDS encoding SRPBCC family protein — translated: MTKFESGVKVVPASQEAVYEKLSDLSNLEKVKDRLPEDKVKNLSFDAESMTIEVAPVGKITLQIVEKEPCKCIKFATTTSPLPFNLWIQIVPVTETECKMKLTIGMDINPFMKTMVQKPLQEGLEKMADMLAMIQY